In Arthrobacter sp. B3I9, the following are encoded in one genomic region:
- a CDS encoding 3-hydroxybutyrate dehydrogenase, producing the protein MESSLNGRKALVTGGASGIGAASARALAARGAKVTIADVDGAAAAALADELGGTAWAVDLLDVEALQALTLDCDILVNNAGIQRISPIQDFDPADFRRIITLMLEAPFLLIRAALPHMYANGLGRVINLSSVHGLRASPFKSAYVSAKHGLEGLSKVTALEGGAHGVTSNCINPGYVRTPLVEKQIADQAKVHGIPESEVLAKVMLTESAVKRLVEPEEVGSLVAWLASDDAGMVTGASYTMDGGWSAR; encoded by the coding sequence ATGGAGAGCAGCTTGAACGGCCGCAAGGCCCTCGTCACGGGCGGTGCCAGCGGAATCGGCGCGGCCAGCGCCCGGGCACTCGCGGCGCGCGGCGCCAAGGTGACGATCGCCGACGTCGACGGCGCTGCGGCTGCCGCCCTCGCCGACGAGCTGGGCGGCACGGCCTGGGCCGTCGACCTGCTCGACGTCGAAGCCCTCCAGGCCCTGACCCTGGATTGCGACATCCTCGTCAACAACGCCGGCATCCAGCGGATCAGCCCCATCCAGGACTTCGATCCCGCGGACTTCCGGCGCATCATCACCCTCATGCTCGAGGCCCCCTTCCTGCTGATCCGGGCCGCCCTGCCGCACATGTACGCCAACGGATTGGGCCGGGTCATCAACCTGTCCTCCGTGCACGGCCTGCGTGCCTCGCCGTTCAAGAGCGCCTACGTCTCCGCCAAGCATGGGCTGGAAGGGCTGAGCAAGGTCACCGCGCTGGAGGGCGGCGCCCATGGCGTCACGTCGAACTGCATCAACCCCGGCTACGTCCGGACGCCGCTGGTGGAGAAGCAGATCGCGGATCAGGCGAAGGTCCACGGCATCCCGGAGTCCGAGGTGCTTGCCAAGGTCATGCTGACCGAATCCGCCGTGAAGCGCCTCGTGGAGCCGGAGGAAGTGGGGTCCCTGGTGGCCTGGCTCGCCTCGGACGACGCCGGCATGGTCACGGGCGCCAGCTACACCATGGACGGCGGCTGGTCCGCCCGCTGA
- a CDS encoding maleylacetate reductase, with product MSLNFNHVTLGQRVLFGSGKAAENLAAEVERLGARTVMVIASASEEQAARGVTAGITVALQYDDVAPHVPLEKAEKARAAAAGHHVDLIVCVGGGSTTGLAKAIALTSGLPIIAVPTTYAGSEATNVWGMTESSRKTTGVDDVVLPVTVIYDAELTLSLPAELSVASGLNALAHCVDSMWAPRADPINSALAAEGIRALCEGLPAVKADPAGLEAREQALYGAYLAAVAFSSAGSGMHHKICHVLGGAYNLPHAQTHATVLPYVLAFNAPRAPEAATRIAAAFGAADAVTGLNRLRGVLDAPKALKGFGMAEHAIGEAVELILPVIPDSNPRQVTAENLTELITAAYFGTTPGL from the coding sequence GTGAGCCTGAACTTTAACCACGTCACCCTGGGCCAGCGGGTCCTTTTTGGCTCCGGGAAGGCTGCCGAGAACCTCGCGGCCGAGGTCGAGCGCTTGGGTGCCAGGACTGTGATGGTCATCGCCTCTGCGTCCGAGGAACAGGCCGCCCGGGGCGTCACTGCGGGTATAACCGTGGCATTACAGTACGACGACGTCGCCCCGCACGTGCCGCTCGAGAAGGCCGAAAAGGCCCGCGCGGCCGCCGCCGGGCATCACGTCGACCTGATCGTATGCGTCGGCGGGGGTTCGACGACGGGCCTGGCCAAAGCCATTGCATTGACCTCCGGCCTGCCAATCATTGCTGTCCCCACCACCTATGCCGGGTCCGAGGCCACCAATGTGTGGGGCATGACGGAATCATCCCGCAAAACCACCGGCGTGGACGACGTGGTCCTTCCCGTCACGGTGATTTATGACGCCGAACTCACGCTCTCGCTGCCTGCGGAACTCTCCGTGGCCTCCGGCTTGAACGCCCTGGCCCACTGCGTGGACTCCATGTGGGCTCCACGGGCAGACCCGATCAACAGTGCCCTCGCTGCGGAAGGCATCCGTGCACTCTGCGAGGGCCTGCCGGCAGTCAAGGCAGACCCTGCCGGGTTGGAGGCACGGGAACAGGCCCTGTACGGGGCCTACCTCGCCGCGGTCGCCTTCTCGTCGGCCGGATCCGGGATGCACCACAAGATCTGCCACGTCCTGGGCGGGGCCTACAACCTGCCGCATGCCCAGACGCATGCCACCGTACTTCCCTACGTGCTTGCGTTCAACGCACCCCGCGCGCCCGAAGCCGCAACACGCATAGCGGCTGCCTTCGGCGCGGCGGACGCCGTCACCGGGCTGAACCGGCTGCGGGGCGTGCTTGACGCGCCGAAAGCCCTGAAAGGCTTCGGCATGGCCGAACATGCCATCGGCGAAGCCGTGGAGCTCATCCTCCCCGTCATTCCCGACTCCAACCCCAGGCAGGTCACGGCCGAGAACCTCACCGAGCTGATCACTGCCGCCTACTTCGGCACCACGCCGGGCCTCTAG
- a CDS encoding dioxygenase translates to MTSTIPSAVSAEQEAVEQQLVDAVVASFDNTEDPRLRQLMQALTKHLHAFIREVRLTDDEWNSAIRFLAEAGHITDDQRQEFILLSDVLGASMQTIAVNNQAYRGATESTVFGPFFVEDAPEIANGGDIAGGAPGQPCWVEGTVTDTEGNPVAGARIEVWEADEDGFYDVQYSEHRVGGRAHLYSDEQGRYRFWGLTPTPYPIPHDGPVGKMLAATGRSPMRASHLHFMVTAKDMRTLVTHIFVRGDRQLDIGDSVFGVKESLIKVFEEQAPGTPTPDGRSLGTRTWSRTRFDVVLAPSTV, encoded by the coding sequence ATGACCAGTACTATCCCCTCCGCAGTTTCCGCCGAGCAGGAAGCAGTTGAACAGCAGCTCGTCGACGCCGTCGTAGCTTCATTCGACAACACCGAAGATCCGAGGCTGCGCCAGCTTATGCAGGCCCTCACCAAGCACCTCCACGCCTTCATCCGCGAAGTACGCCTCACCGACGACGAGTGGAACAGTGCGATCCGGTTCCTCGCCGAAGCCGGGCACATCACTGACGACCAGCGCCAGGAATTCATTCTCCTCTCGGATGTCCTCGGGGCATCCATGCAGACCATCGCCGTGAACAACCAGGCCTACCGCGGCGCCACGGAGTCAACAGTGTTCGGGCCCTTCTTCGTGGAGGATGCACCCGAAATCGCCAATGGCGGTGACATCGCCGGCGGTGCGCCCGGACAACCCTGCTGGGTCGAGGGCACTGTCACAGACACCGAAGGCAATCCCGTCGCCGGAGCCCGGATCGAGGTCTGGGAAGCTGACGAGGACGGCTTCTATGACGTCCAGTACTCGGAGCACCGGGTAGGCGGGCGGGCCCATCTTTACTCGGATGAACAGGGCCGCTACCGTTTCTGGGGGCTGACCCCCACGCCGTATCCCATTCCGCACGACGGACCGGTCGGCAAAATGCTCGCCGCCACGGGTCGTTCCCCCATGCGCGCCTCGCACCTGCATTTCATGGTCACCGCCAAAGACATGCGGACGCTCGTCACGCACATCTTCGTCCGCGGCGACAGGCAGCTCGACATCGGCGACAGCGTCTTCGGCGTCAAGGAATCCCTGATCAAGGTCTTCGAGGAGCAAGCCCCCGGCACTCCAACCCCGGACGGGCGGAGCCTCGGGACACGCACCTGGTCCCGCACCCGCTTCGACGTCGTCCTGGCCCCGAGCACAGTGTGA
- a CDS encoding VOC family protein, which produces MAYIEGSHHVTLSVGNAQEDVDFHVKTLGMRFIKRTVLFDGSTPIYHLYYSNANGDPSSVVTTFPWAQAGLYGKRGTNQAREVLLSVPSTSLDFWHQRLNEHKVDVQNIEVFDQRRLAFRHPSGIEYVFVGNDGDEREGFAGNGVPEEHAIHGIHGVGIHVTTPERMVDFANDTFFSQGNLAEEGDRAVFQIGNAKHGNHVELTANISEDQGTWHYGSGTYHHFAWNLDTLKNQDEAKFGIEGAGYTDISELKDRKYFKSVYVRSPGGALFELAVTHDDGGWDCDESPQELGTRFQLPEQFEHQRTQIFEQLEHIDI; this is translated from the coding sequence ATGGCCTACATTGAAGGCTCGCACCACGTGACGCTGTCAGTCGGCAACGCCCAGGAAGACGTGGACTTCCACGTTAAAACCTTGGGAATGCGCTTCATCAAGCGCACGGTACTTTTCGACGGCAGCACGCCGATCTACCACCTGTACTACTCCAACGCCAACGGCGACCCCTCCTCCGTTGTCACCACCTTTCCTTGGGCGCAGGCCGGGCTCTACGGCAAGCGCGGCACCAACCAGGCCCGCGAAGTCCTGCTGTCAGTTCCCTCCACCTCGTTGGACTTCTGGCACCAGCGCCTCAACGAGCACAAGGTCGACGTCCAGAACATCGAGGTGTTCGACCAGCGCCGGCTGGCGTTCCGCCACCCCTCTGGAATCGAATACGTCTTCGTGGGCAACGACGGCGACGAGCGCGAAGGCTTCGCGGGCAACGGTGTACCGGAAGAGCACGCCATCCACGGGATCCACGGCGTCGGCATCCATGTCACCACTCCGGAACGGATGGTCGACTTCGCCAACGACACGTTTTTCTCCCAGGGCAACCTCGCCGAGGAGGGAGACCGGGCCGTTTTCCAGATCGGCAATGCCAAGCACGGGAACCACGTCGAGTTGACCGCCAACATCTCCGAGGATCAGGGCACGTGGCACTACGGTTCGGGCACTTACCACCACTTCGCCTGGAACCTGGACACGTTGAAGAACCAGGACGAGGCCAAGTTCGGAATCGAAGGCGCCGGCTACACGGACATCTCCGAGCTCAAGGACCGCAAGTACTTCAAGAGCGTCTACGTCCGCAGCCCCGGCGGCGCGCTGTTCGAACTCGCCGTCACCCACGACGACGGCGGCTGGGACTGCGATGAATCCCCGCAGGAACTCGGCACCCGCTTTCAGCTCCCCGAGCAGTTCGAACACCAGCGCACCCAGATCTTTGAGCAGCTCGAGCACATCGACATCTAA
- a CDS encoding acyl-CoA dehydrogenase, giving the protein MSEQTITASSRLHVSNEFDALLERLDAITPLLKANADANEAGGRLTPEVEAALLDSGAYRVGIPENLGGYEFSPRQVIETIEKISYADASAGWVFMALQMITGTTAAWLPEEATQELFAGDNHALIAGQGTRLGTAAKVDGGYRLSGSWSFASGMHQATHIHTAAFCPDTNQALVFTLPKEQATLIDNWDVMGLKATGSIDYVIEDVFVPDSFTYEVSIMDALNGGAIYHLGLANMSGICHTGWALGVARRLLDEMKELAGKKTGAPGATVDTDQFHAAYAKAEATLRSARAWTMEVWADNEATLDRGELLSTEQETLTRLALNNVTWSAHEVTMAVYKWAATAALRSGDIQRFFRDMHAGTQHVTSGPVVLQNCGRQLAGLAPNARWVFLDLQDQ; this is encoded by the coding sequence GTGAGTGAACAGACGATCACAGCATCATCCCGCCTCCATGTCAGCAATGAATTTGACGCCCTCCTGGAGCGCCTGGACGCGATCACCCCCTTGCTGAAAGCCAACGCCGACGCGAATGAAGCCGGCGGAAGGCTCACCCCCGAAGTCGAAGCGGCGCTGCTCGACTCCGGCGCTTACCGCGTCGGAATCCCGGAAAACCTGGGCGGCTACGAGTTTTCGCCGCGCCAGGTTATAGAAACCATCGAAAAGATCTCCTACGCCGACGCCTCCGCTGGCTGGGTCTTCATGGCACTGCAGATGATCACCGGAACCACTGCCGCATGGCTCCCCGAAGAAGCCACCCAGGAGCTGTTCGCCGGGGACAACCACGCCTTGATCGCCGGACAAGGGACGCGGTTGGGAACAGCAGCGAAGGTCGACGGCGGCTATCGCCTCTCCGGCTCCTGGTCCTTCGCCTCCGGCATGCACCAGGCCACCCACATCCACACCGCTGCCTTTTGCCCGGATACGAACCAGGCCCTGGTCTTTACGCTCCCCAAGGAACAGGCAACGCTGATCGACAACTGGGACGTCATGGGCCTGAAGGCCACGGGCAGCATCGACTACGTGATCGAGGACGTCTTTGTCCCGGACAGCTTCACCTACGAGGTCTCGATCATGGATGCCCTCAACGGCGGCGCCATCTACCATCTGGGGCTCGCCAACATGTCGGGTATCTGCCACACCGGGTGGGCCCTGGGCGTGGCGCGCAGGCTGCTGGACGAGATGAAGGAACTGGCCGGCAAGAAGACGGGAGCTCCCGGGGCCACCGTCGATACGGACCAGTTCCATGCGGCGTACGCGAAGGCGGAAGCAACGCTGCGTTCGGCCCGCGCCTGGACCATGGAGGTCTGGGCGGACAACGAGGCGACCCTGGACAGGGGCGAGCTGCTTTCCACCGAACAGGAGACGCTCACCCGTCTCGCCCTGAACAACGTCACATGGTCAGCCCATGAGGTCACCATGGCGGTCTACAAGTGGGCCGCCACCGCGGCCCTTCGCTCGGGAGACATCCAGCGGTTCTTCCGCGACATGCACGCCGGCACGCAGCACGTTACCTCCGGCCCGGTGGTCCTGCAGAACTGCGGACGGCAGCTCGCCGGACTCGCGCCGAACGCGCGCTGGGTCTTCCTGGATCTCCAGGACCAGTAG
- a CDS encoding FAD-dependent monooxygenase, which produces MSDSDVVETDVLIVGSGPAGASAALFLSSLGVQNMMVTKYRWTANTPRAHITNQRTMEIFRDVGIEEQVLAEATPHAMIGDTVFCTSIAGEEIGRILTWGNHPARHADYELASPSLNCDIPQTYLEPILVRNATVRGTQTQFSTEYLLHTQDPDGVTVRVLDRVTGNEYSIRAKYLIGADGARSKVAADIQLPYEGRMDIAGSMNITFKADITELVGHRPSVLYWVIQPGSNIGGIGAGLVRMVRPWNEWLIVWGYDITKEPPEVTDDAATEIVRNLIGLPDLEVEITGTSLWGNNEQYATELRSGRVFCAGDAVHKHPPSNGLGSNSSIQDSYNLAWKLAAVLSGQAGEELLDSYSAERAPVARQIVLRANQSGREFGQLFQALGIDGAESAEEMRALIESRKDNSPAGAAKRAAVQEAMELKNYEFNAHGVELGQHYVSTAVVGDGSTKPAPSRDPELYYEPSTYPGVRLPHAWVGDNNKKHSTHDLAAYDQFTLFTGITGEDWATAARKVSDQLGVKVKAVVIGPGRDVTDLYFDWAKLRGVEEDGAVLVRPDKHVGWRAARLPENPETALRDAMSAILNRGTPA; this is translated from the coding sequence ATGAGCGATTCCGACGTCGTTGAAACCGATGTGCTGATTGTCGGTTCCGGACCTGCAGGCGCATCAGCCGCGTTGTTTCTCTCCTCGCTGGGTGTGCAGAACATGATGGTCACGAAGTACCGGTGGACGGCCAACACCCCGCGCGCCCACATCACGAACCAGCGGACCATGGAGATCTTCCGGGACGTGGGCATCGAGGAACAGGTGCTCGCCGAGGCAACACCGCACGCGATGATCGGCGACACGGTCTTCTGCACCTCCATCGCCGGCGAAGAGATTGGCCGCATTCTGACGTGGGGAAACCATCCAGCCCGCCACGCCGACTACGAGCTTGCTTCGCCCTCGTTGAACTGTGACATCCCCCAGACTTACCTGGAGCCGATCCTTGTCCGGAACGCCACCGTACGCGGAACGCAGACGCAGTTCTCCACCGAGTATCTCCTCCATACCCAGGACCCGGACGGAGTCACCGTCCGGGTCCTGGACCGGGTCACCGGCAACGAATACAGCATCCGTGCCAAGTACCTGATTGGCGCGGACGGCGCCCGGTCCAAGGTCGCGGCGGACATCCAATTGCCCTACGAGGGCCGGATGGACATTGCCGGGTCGATGAACATCACGTTCAAGGCGGACATCACGGAACTGGTGGGGCACCGCCCCTCGGTCCTGTACTGGGTGATCCAGCCGGGGTCGAACATCGGAGGCATCGGCGCCGGCCTGGTACGCATGGTCCGGCCCTGGAACGAATGGTTGATCGTCTGGGGTTACGACATCACCAAAGAACCCCCGGAAGTGACCGACGACGCTGCCACGGAGATAGTCCGCAACCTGATCGGGCTCCCGGATCTCGAGGTGGAAATCACGGGCACGTCGCTCTGGGGAAACAACGAACAGTATGCCACCGAACTGCGGTCCGGGCGGGTGTTCTGCGCAGGGGACGCCGTGCACAAGCACCCGCCCAGCAACGGGCTGGGTTCCAACTCTTCCATCCAGGACTCATACAATCTGGCATGGAAACTGGCCGCTGTCCTCAGCGGACAAGCGGGCGAGGAGCTTCTGGACAGCTACAGTGCGGAACGGGCACCGGTGGCCAGGCAGATAGTGCTGCGCGCCAACCAGTCCGGCCGCGAGTTCGGCCAGCTGTTCCAAGCGCTCGGAATCGACGGGGCGGAATCAGCCGAGGAAATGCGCGCCCTGATCGAGTCGCGCAAGGACAACAGCCCCGCAGGCGCAGCCAAGCGCGCGGCCGTCCAGGAAGCGATGGAACTCAAGAACTACGAGTTCAACGCCCACGGCGTGGAACTTGGCCAGCACTACGTCTCAACGGCCGTGGTCGGGGACGGCAGCACCAAGCCGGCACCGTCCCGCGACCCCGAGCTGTACTACGAGCCCTCCACCTACCCCGGAGTGCGGCTACCCCACGCGTGGGTTGGCGACAATAACAAAAAGCACTCCACCCACGACCTGGCGGCCTACGACCAGTTCACGCTCTTCACCGGCATTACCGGCGAGGACTGGGCCACCGCTGCCCGGAAGGTCAGCGATCAGCTTGGCGTGAAGGTAAAGGCAGTGGTGATCGGACCTGGCCGTGACGTCACCGACCTCTATTTCGACTGGGCGAAACTGCGCGGCGTCGAAGAAGACGGGGCGGTCCTGGTGCGGCCGGACAAACACGTCGGCTGGCGTGCCGCCCGCTTGCCTGAAAATCCTGAAACCGCCCTCCGGGACGCCATGTCCGCCATCCTGAATCGAGGCACGCCAGCGTGA
- a CDS encoding helix-turn-helix domain-containing protein — MVHATPGEHASLAFPAVASKAPEATWSETVERSLLSFDFDFDKHRTFHGSVQSKPFADIEFIDLSSGRHAAYRDESKIRAEDRPDYLMTLQLSGEFRLTQDGRTAVLRPGEFAFYDSTKPATAISSDDYRSLCVKFPKKLLRSLGDTLAERTATRLDADAGLSPSVWALLSTLNATADSVTNVNRHSTVRGIMGLVGSMLTSQSGTTNPRRQIETRDSLLEQIGNYIDDNLGNPELDPQEIARAHFISVRHLHSLFHDAGLSVSACIRDRRVERCSSDLADPLLLNVPVASIARRWGFKGASHFGQIFKAATGFTPADFRQMALKETS, encoded by the coding sequence ATGGTTCACGCGACGCCGGGGGAACATGCCTCTCTTGCGTTCCCCGCTGTCGCCTCAAAGGCCCCGGAGGCTACCTGGAGCGAGACAGTCGAACGCTCACTACTCAGCTTCGATTTTGACTTCGATAAGCACCGTACGTTTCACGGGTCCGTGCAGAGCAAACCCTTCGCTGACATCGAATTCATCGACTTGAGCAGCGGCCGTCACGCCGCTTATCGCGACGAGTCCAAGATCCGCGCGGAAGACCGACCGGACTACTTGATGACTCTGCAACTCTCGGGGGAATTCCGTCTGACGCAGGACGGCAGAACTGCTGTGCTCAGGCCCGGGGAGTTCGCCTTCTACGATTCGACCAAACCAGCCACGGCGATTAGCAGCGACGACTACCGTTCGCTCTGCGTCAAGTTTCCGAAGAAGCTTCTCCGGTCGCTAGGCGACACACTCGCTGAACGGACCGCCACGCGACTTGACGCGGACGCCGGCCTGTCACCCTCGGTATGGGCGCTCCTGAGCACCCTCAATGCGACGGCGGACTCAGTTACAAATGTCAACCGCCATTCGACGGTCCGAGGCATCATGGGGCTGGTCGGCTCCATGTTGACCAGCCAGTCCGGCACCACCAACCCCCGCCGGCAAATCGAAACCCGCGACTCCCTGCTGGAACAGATCGGCAACTACATCGACGACAACCTGGGCAACCCGGAACTGGACCCGCAGGAAATCGCCCGTGCGCACTTCATCTCCGTCCGGCACCTGCACAGCTTGTTCCACGACGCTGGCCTCAGCGTTTCGGCTTGCATCAGGGACCGGCGGGTGGAGCGGTGCAGCAGTGATCTCGCCGACCCGCTACTCCTCAACGTGCCCGTTGCGTCAATCGCACGTCGGTGGGGCTTCAAAGGCGCTTCGCATTTTGGTCAGATATTCAAGGCTGCGACCGGATTTACCCCTGCGGATTTCCGCCAGATGGCGCTGAAGGAAACCAGCTAG
- a CDS encoding flavin reductase family protein, with protein MTEGHFEQTLTADDFKEAFRNHPAGVSVVTADPGDGPVGLTATSVFSVSTTPPLLVFSLSGRSSSAPALRRADTVVVHLLGADQIGLAKTFSTSGIDRFADSSIWTRLVTGEPVLPTANAWLRGRIVNQMEAGDSTVVAVQVLQVKIPDAESRPAGQSHPLVYHNRTWHQLSDSSVMP; from the coding sequence ATTACCGAAGGTCATTTCGAACAGACGCTGACCGCAGATGACTTCAAAGAGGCTTTCCGAAACCACCCGGCCGGCGTTTCCGTCGTGACCGCGGACCCCGGAGACGGGCCCGTCGGGCTGACGGCCACGTCCGTCTTCTCCGTCTCGACCACCCCGCCGCTGCTGGTCTTTTCCCTGTCGGGCCGCTCGTCTTCAGCTCCCGCGCTACGCCGGGCTGACACCGTCGTCGTCCATCTCCTCGGCGCTGACCAGATCGGCCTGGCCAAAACGTTCTCCACCTCCGGCATCGACCGCTTCGCTGACAGCAGCATATGGACCCGGCTGGTCACAGGAGAGCCTGTGCTTCCCACCGCCAATGCATGGCTCCGGGGCAGAATCGTCAACCAGATGGAGGCCGGGGACTCGACGGTCGTCGCCGTCCAGGTCCTGCAGGTCAAAATCCCCGACGCCGAGTCCCGCCCGGCCGGCCAGTCCCATCCGCTGGTTTACCACAACCGCACGTGGCACCAGCTCAGCGACAGCTCAGTGATGCCCTGA
- a CDS encoding alpha/beta hydrolase, with amino-acid sequence MPPNPHLAQEPMLQGAPPEAANLTVYAVHGRGQSPAFMAELADRIGLPDIAYLLPAAHDSSWYPAGFMEPLDQNQPNLDHALEAVGHHLERLAGQGAPKESVVLLGFSQGACLLSEFLLRNQHQYAAVVLHTGGYLGPVEHGWPENGGLDGVPVLMASSAKDTWVPLPRIEATATALAKAGAAVELHTYDDAEHHINDDSVARIRKLLTSLMTKES; translated from the coding sequence ATGCCGCCCAATCCCCATCTTGCCCAGGAACCGATGCTCCAGGGGGCGCCCCCCGAAGCCGCGAACCTCACCGTCTACGCCGTTCACGGCCGTGGCCAATCCCCCGCATTCATGGCGGAACTGGCGGACCGCATTGGTCTTCCCGACATCGCTTATCTGCTTCCCGCCGCCCATGATTCGAGCTGGTATCCAGCCGGTTTCATGGAACCGCTCGATCAGAACCAGCCCAATCTTGACCACGCCCTGGAGGCCGTCGGGCACCACCTTGAGCGGCTCGCCGGGCAAGGTGCCCCGAAAGAGTCGGTTGTGCTGCTGGGCTTCTCCCAAGGAGCCTGCCTGCTTTCGGAATTCCTCCTGCGCAACCAGCACCAATACGCGGCCGTCGTGCTTCACACTGGCGGCTACCTTGGCCCCGTCGAACACGGCTGGCCGGAAAACGGCGGGCTGGACGGCGTCCCCGTGTTGATGGCCTCCTCGGCCAAAGATACGTGGGTTCCTCTGCCCCGCATCGAAGCGACGGCCACAGCCCTGGCCAAGGCGGGCGCCGCCGTCGAGCTTCACACCTACGACGACGCCGAGCACCACATCAACGATGATTCGGTTGCCCGGATCCGCAAACTGCTCACCAGCCTTATGACAAAGGAGTCCTGA
- a CDS encoding alpha/beta fold hydrolase has protein sequence MFVAWEAPENITQPHPLVLVHGGGGQGTDWTGTPDGRPGWAQRFLEAGFAVYIVDRPAHGRSPYHPDVVGPMGGAFPYEAAAGLFLPEEAAGSQTQWGYDREIGSADIDQLVAAMGPLPADLAESQAMDGDRLARLLDRIGPAIIVTHSAGGPAGWLVADARPELVVGIVAVEPIGPAFADFPGLGSLSWGLTATPMSYVPSQATPEELQSADPGSLRLPALKGKPIAVITGSASGFAGFAPDVVDFLTTAGADAEWLHLKEFGIEGNGHGLIFESNSDDTIKPVIAWIEAHWPRS, from the coding sequence ATGTTCGTGGCCTGGGAAGCGCCGGAGAACATCACCCAGCCCCATCCGCTGGTGCTGGTGCACGGCGGCGGCGGGCAAGGAACCGATTGGACGGGCACACCCGACGGCCGGCCGGGGTGGGCGCAACGTTTCCTCGAAGCCGGCTTCGCCGTCTACATCGTCGACCGGCCCGCCCACGGCCGCTCCCCCTACCACCCGGATGTCGTGGGGCCCATGGGCGGCGCCTTCCCCTATGAAGCCGCCGCAGGCTTGTTCCTGCCGGAAGAAGCGGCCGGCTCACAGACGCAATGGGGTTATGACCGGGAAATCGGTTCGGCGGACATTGACCAGCTGGTCGCCGCCATGGGCCCGCTACCGGCGGACCTGGCCGAATCGCAGGCGATGGACGGTGATCGGCTTGCAAGGCTGCTCGACCGGATCGGTCCGGCGATCATCGTGACACACTCCGCGGGCGGTCCGGCAGGCTGGCTCGTGGCCGATGCGCGTCCCGAACTTGTTGTGGGCATCGTGGCAGTGGAACCAATCGGCCCTGCATTCGCCGATTTCCCGGGCCTGGGCAGCCTCTCCTGGGGACTCACGGCAACCCCCATGAGCTATGTGCCGTCACAGGCAACCCCGGAAGAGCTGCAGAGTGCCGACCCCGGATCCCTGCGGCTGCCGGCGCTGAAGGGCAAGCCGATCGCCGTCATTACCGGCAGCGCCTCGGGATTCGCCGGGTTCGCGCCAGACGTCGTCGATTTCTTGACCACGGCAGGCGCCGATGCAGAATGGCTCCACCTGAAGGAATTCGGTATCGAGGGCAACGGCCACGGCCTCATCTTCGAATCCAATTCCGATGACACCATCAAGCCCGTCATCGCATGGATCGAAGCACACTGGCCGCGGTCATGA